ACAATTTTAAAGAACGATCTGCAAAGGCGTTATCGAACGGCTTTTGCATATCAAAGTCGGTAAAATCGAATATCCCTCCCTGCAAAAAACGATCGCGCCGTTTTACGAAAGCAAGGGCATCCGTCTCGATGTCTACGTTCCCGATCCCGATCGCGTTTTCGATATCGAAATACAAACATCGATCCCGCCTTTTCTTCCCAAACGTACGCGCTATTACCAAAGCCTTATGGATGTCGATAACCTCTTGAGAGGGCAAAGCTACGCGGAATTAAAAGAGAGCTGCGTCATCTTTATCTGTACGCAGGATCTGTTCGGGGAGGGCTTACCCGTTTATACATTTCGCAGCGTGTGGGGATTTCACACGGTGATGACGGCGGCGCCGGTTTTTTCGTCTTTCGGAAGCCGTGCCGAATCGCCGAGCGAGCGGACTGCGACAAAGTCGCCCGAAAAAAGGAGGGTGCCCGATGCTGGAACTGCAAGCGTTAATCCGAGCGGACTGCACGCGTAGTGTCCCGAAGCGCGGCCGGGAAGAGTGATGGCGTCGCTTACGATGCGGATCGGAAATTCGGCTCTCACCGACTTTGAAGCTTCGCTGACGGCGGCGTTTGACGTTTTTCCGCTCCCGCTTTCGAAAGCATTTCGGGCAAAGAGAAAACTTACGACGGCTCTCGTTTTCGGAAGCTTTGCGTCTTTCGAAAGCTTCAAAAGCGAAGGGGGTGCGTCCTCCGTCGAAAAGGCGAAGTTGCACCACTTCGACGCGCTTCCCGTGTGCGCGCGGTATCCGTTCATCGGGCATGCTCCCGCGTGCGGACAGGGCGAAACGATCGTCATATTCTTTTTAAGCAGCGTATCGCGCATCAAGCTGATAATGCGTGCGGCGGACGGCACACCCGGTTCGATGACGAGCAGACCGCATTTTTTTGCCGCATAGGAGAGGAGCGATGATGCGTACTGTTTTGCGCGCATTTCGTCGCTCCGCGTATCGGTTTCGCGCAGTTCGTTCAGCATGTCGGCGCACACGATGAGAGAGGCTTTTTGCCGTAGCGGCTCTCCGAGCGCACCTTTTACGCGCACGATATTCCAATGAGAGGCGGCATTTTTATCGGAAGGAGGGACGCGGGCTGCGATCGAAAGGTAGAGGTTTTCTCCGAGCGCGAGGGATGTCTGCGATATGTCCATGCAGTACCACGTAAGTTTTTTGTTCCGCAGTTCGGGGCGGGAAAGCCACAGCGAGATGACGGCGGTGAGCGGGCCGCTTCCGACATCGAGGCAGGCGTCCCCGTCCGAAAGCGCAAACGCGTCTTTTTCAAAGTTTGCAAAGAGGCGCGTAAAGCGGACTATGTTCCACCACGAAAAATAGCGAACGTATGCGGAAAGCGTTTCGGGCGCGTTCATATAGCCTCTTCTCCGTTCGCCCCGTTCGTCGGTGAGCGCGTGCGAAAGCGCGTTTATATGTTTCGGAAGAGAGGCGAGCTGCCTGCCGTTTGCGGGAAATACGCTTTGCAATATCTTGTCGAATTCGTCGATGACATTTCGTGCGTCGGGCGGAATCGCATCGGCTGAAAACATGCTGCGCCGTTTCAAAATTGTCGCGGTATTTTTTTTAATAAATTTTTCGTACCGCTTTGCGCCGTCAGTTCGGTTCATGCTTTCGGTATTTCCTCATCGTAAGGTAGATATCGGTCAAATCGGTGCGCAAATCGTGGATCGCATGCAATGTATCCGCGTCGTCTTCGAGGCGATTCGCGTCTTCGATGATTTGACTTCGCGCGCCTTCGATCGTATATTTTTTAATATTGATAAGGTATTTTAACCGGAGGATGATATCGATTTCGCGCTGCGAATACACTCGGTGTCCCGCCATATTTTTTTGCGGGGCGAATCCGGGTATCACGCTTTCCCAATAGCGAAGCACGTGGGCTTTTACGCCCGTGATCTCTTCTACGTCGCCGATCGAATACGATGCCACTTGTCTCTCCGTCAGTTTTTATTGACGCGGTCTTCCCATTTTTGCCGGCTCGCTTTCAGTTCGAGCTGCACGGGAATTTTATTAAATCCCAAATCTTCGCGGATTTTGTTTTTGAGATAGGCGATATACGTCTGCGGTACCGATTCGGGCTTTGTCGCAAAGATCAAAAACGACACGGGATTGACGCCGGTCTGCGTCATATAACGTACTTTAAAATGCGCGGTTTTCGCTGCAGGCGGCGGATATTGAAAAAGCCAATCTTTGAGCGCCGCGTTCAGCACCGACGTTTCGACTTTTCGCGTAAGCTGAGCGTAGAGTTCAAGCACCGTATTCAGCAAATCCTTGATGCCTTTGCCTTCGAGGGCGGAAATCGCAACGATCGGCGCGTATTCCATGTGACCGAACATAATGCGGATGTTTTCCGCCGCTTTGCGAAAAGCCGTGCGTCCCTTTTCCTGTGTGTCCCATTTATTGAGCGCGAAGACGATGCCGCGTCCGCGTTCGTGCGCAAGCGCGCACAATTTTTTTACCTGCTCGTCCAATCCGTCCTGCGCGTCGATCATCAATATGACGACGTCGCATTCGTCGAGCGTTTTGATCGCGCGGTTTACGGAATAGTATTCGACGTTTTCTTTTACCTTCGTCTTTCTTCGGATGCCGGCGGTATCGAGCACTTGAAAGTCGGCTCCTCCGTACGAAAAGGCTCCTTCGACGACGTCCCGCGTCGTGCCGGCGTAATCGCTGACGATCGACGCGTCGGAATGCGTCAAGCGGTTTGCGAGCGTCGATTTTCCGGTGTTCGGTTTTCCCATGATCGCGATGCGTATGACCGGTGTTTTGTCGGTTTCGACGACGGACGAAAAATCGAGGCGCGAAACGATCGCATCCGAAAGCTCGGGAATGTGATCGCCGTGTTCGGCCGAAATGAAAATCAAATCGCCGAAGCCGAATCTTGCGTACTCGTAAGCCTGTTCTCTGTTGCGTCCGCCTTCCGTTTTGTTGACGACTGCGACGACTTTGTCCCGATACGGACGCATTTCTCCGATGAGTTCTTCGTCTTCGGCGGTGAGTTCTCCGGCATCGAAGACGAGTAAAATCAAATCGGCTTTCCGTATCGCATCGAGCGAACGGTTTACGACGAGTTCGTCGAGGGCGGCTTCCTGCGTACCCGTTTTTCGTTCGAGCTTATAACCGCCCGTGTCGATGAGGCGAACGGGTTTTCCCGCTATGAGCGCCGTACCTTCGACGGGATCGCGAGTAACGCCCGGAGTCGGATCGGTGATCGCGATATTTTTTTTCATAAAGCGGTTGAAGAGCGTAGACTTGCCGACGTTCGGACGTCCTGCAATGACGACGACGGGGCAGTTTGCAAACAGCTTGTCGCGCTTTTCATCCGTTGCTTTTTGCGCGAGCGATTCCGAGCGCTTTTTTTCGAGCGGTTTTGAAAAATCAGGTTTGCGTTTTTTCTGCATAATCGATAATCCCGTTCGCCGTAATTATTAATTAATATAAATTATTGAGATGCTTTGCCGAAATCGCATTCAATTCGTCGATCGTAAAGCGCGACAAAAGCTCTTTGATGCCGGAAATCAATTTTGCGCTCATACTCAAACTGCGAAGTCCCATACCCGAAAGCACGAGAACGCTGTCGTTTTTTCCCGCCATCTCTCCGCACACGGAAACGGGTATGCCCGCTTTTCCGGCGGCATCGACCGTCATCGCGATAAGGCGCAGAACGGCCAAATTGAATTCGTCGTAGAGTCCTGATACGGCGGGATTTTCCCTGTCGATGCCGAGCGTGTACTGCGTTAAATCGTTCGTGCCGATCGAAAAAAAATCGCTGTGCTTTGCAAGCGAATCGGAAAGCAGGGCGGCGGCGGCCGTTTCCACCATGATGCCGATCGGAACCTTATCGTTGAACGGAATGTTTTCGGCACGCAGTTCGCTCCGCACCGTTTTCGCGATCGATTTGCACTGCTTCACCTGATCGACGGTCGTGATGAGCGGCAGCATGATGCGCAGGTTTCCGTAAATGCTTGCGCGGTATAAAGCGCGCAGCTGTGTTTTTAAAAGCTGCGGATAGGCGAGGGAAAGGCGTACGGCGCGCAGTCCCATGAGCGGATTCTTTTCTTCGGCGATCGGGATATCCGCCGAATGAATGAGCTTGTCGCCGCCCGCGTCGAGCGTGCGGATCGTCACGGGCTTTCCGTTCATAGCACCGAGCGCGTGCTTGTACGCGTTGAACTGCACATCTTCGTCGAAGGGGCGGTATGCGTAGTTTCCCGCTTCATGCACGGTGCTCATGTATAAAAATTCCGTTCGGAAAAGGCCGATGCCGTCCGCGCCTTCTTTTACCGCGAAGTCCGCTTCTTCCGGCGTGCCGATGTTCGCGTACAATTGGAATTTCGTGCCGTCCTTCGTTTCGGCGGATTTTGTTAAAAATATTTTAAGCTTTTCTTCGTGCGCTTTTTCCTCTTCGATTTTTTTTCGATATTCGGAGAGCGTCGCGTCGTCGGGGCCGGCGATGACTTCCGCCGTTTTGCCGTTTACGGCGACGGTTTCCCCCGTTTGAATTTGATGCGTGATATTGTTGATGCCGACGACGGCGGGAATGCCGTAGTTCCGTGCCAATATGACGACGTGGCTCGAAAGGCCGCCTTCGGTGAGCGCGAGCGCCGCGATCTTTCGTTTTGCAAGGGCGATCGTATCCGTCGGCGAAAGGGATGACGCGACGATGACCGCTCCTTCAGGCACTTCGTTTGCGTCGAATTCGCGGACGCACAGCATATCGTCGAGCACGAGGGCGAATACGTCGGTGATGTCTCTTGCCCGTTCGGCCAAATAGTCGTCGCCCGCGTTGCGCAGTTTTTCGGCATATTCGGCCGATTTTACGTCGACGACGTGTTCGATATTTACGTTCGATTTTTCATAAGAATCTTTGAGTTCGGCGGCGAAAATCGGATCGCCGAGCATGAGCGTATAGGCTTCGAGCAAATCGCGCTGCGTTTTATTCGCCGTGTTTTTCGGCAGACGGCCAAGCTCGGCGCTGAGCCTTTCGGTGACGGCGCGCACCGACGATAAAAAACGCTTCCAGCCTGCATCCTTTTCTTCTTCTCGGACGGTTTTTTGAGGAACGGTTTTTATTGTCTTTTCGGGAATGACGAACGCTTCTCCGAGTCCTATTCCGTCAGCTGCCGGAATGCCGAGAAATATTTTCATTTGTATTTTATTATAACGGCGGCTCGGAGGAGTGTCAAACAGAAGGCATCGGTTTTTTATCACGCAGTTGAATACGCGTATATACAAAACGACCGCGCGTCGTGCGCGGCCGCATCTCCTGTATAGTGCATCGGTTTGCCTTTCAATCTGTCTTCGGCATGACCGCAGGCAAGGT
This Treponema socranskii subsp. buccale DNA region includes the following protein-coding sequences:
- a CDS encoding small ribosomal subunit Rsm22 family protein, whose protein sequence is MNRTDGAKRYEKFIKKNTATILKRRSMFSADAIPPDARNVIDEFDKILQSVFPANGRQLASLPKHINALSHALTDERGERRRGYMNAPETLSAYVRYFSWWNIVRFTRLFANFEKDAFALSDGDACLDVGSGPLTAVISLWLSRPELRNKKLTWYCMDISQTSLALGENLYLSIAARVPPSDKNAASHWNIVRVKGALGEPLRQKASLIVCADMLNELRETDTRSDEMRAKQYASSLLSYAAKKCGLLVIEPGVPSAARIISLMRDTLLKKNMTIVSPCPHAGACPMNGYRAHTGSASKWCNFAFSTEDAPPSLLKLSKDAKLPKTRAVVSFLFARNAFESGSGKTSNAAVSEASKSVRAEFPIRIVSDAITLPGRASGHYACSPLGLTLAVPASGTLLFSGDFVAVRSLGDSARLPKDEKTGAAVITV
- a CDS encoding MerR family transcriptional regulator, which encodes MASYSIGDVEEITGVKAHVLRYWESVIPGFAPQKNMAGHRVYSQREIDIILRLKYLINIKKYTIEGARSQIIEDANRLEDDADTLHAIHDLRTDLTDIYLTMRKYRKHEPN
- the der gene encoding ribosome biogenesis GTPase Der, whose amino-acid sequence is MQKKRKPDFSKPLEKKRSESLAQKATDEKRDKLFANCPVVVIAGRPNVGKSTLFNRFMKKNIAITDPTPGVTRDPVEGTALIAGKPVRLIDTGGYKLERKTGTQEAALDELVVNRSLDAIRKADLILLVFDAGELTAEDEELIGEMRPYRDKVVAVVNKTEGGRNREQAYEYARFGFGDLIFISAEHGDHIPELSDAIVSRLDFSSVVETDKTPVIRIAIMGKPNTGKSTLANRLTHSDASIVSDYAGTTRDVVEGAFSYGGADFQVLDTAGIRRKTKVKENVEYYSVNRAIKTLDECDVVILMIDAQDGLDEQVKKLCALAHERGRGIVFALNKWDTQEKGRTAFRKAAENIRIMFGHMEYAPIVAISALEGKGIKDLLNTVLELYAQLTRKVETSVLNAALKDWLFQYPPPAAKTAHFKVRYMTQTGVNPVSFLIFATKPESVPQTYIAYLKNKIREDLGFNKIPVQLELKASRQKWEDRVNKN
- the ptsP gene encoding phosphoenolpyruvate--protein phosphotransferase — its product is MKIFLGIPAADGIGLGEAFVIPEKTIKTVPQKTVREEEKDAGWKRFLSSVRAVTERLSAELGRLPKNTANKTQRDLLEAYTLMLGDPIFAAELKDSYEKSNVNIEHVVDVKSAEYAEKLRNAGDDYLAERARDITDVFALVLDDMLCVREFDANEVPEGAVIVASSLSPTDTIALAKRKIAALALTEGGLSSHVVILARNYGIPAVVGINNITHQIQTGETVAVNGKTAEVIAGPDDATLSEYRKKIEEEKAHEEKLKIFLTKSAETKDGTKFQLYANIGTPEEADFAVKEGADGIGLFRTEFLYMSTVHEAGNYAYRPFDEDVQFNAYKHALGAMNGKPVTIRTLDAGGDKLIHSADIPIAEEKNPLMGLRAVRLSLAYPQLLKTQLRALYRASIYGNLRIMLPLITTVDQVKQCKSIAKTVRSELRAENIPFNDKVPIGIMVETAAAALLSDSLAKHSDFFSIGTNDLTQYTLGIDRENPAVSGLYDEFNLAVLRLIAMTVDAAGKAGIPVSVCGEMAGKNDSVLVLSGMGLRSLSMSAKLISGIKELLSRFTIDELNAISAKHLNNLY